TTTTTGTCCGCTAGAGAGAGTGGAGACAGATCTAGACCAGATTTTTCACTCCTTCTCTTTTTTGGTTACTCGGTTACCCGTCTAACTAGATTCAGCTCGATTTAGGGCAAAAAAGGAAGTATCTTTGAGTAATCTTGTGGCGACCCCTCCCTCTCCACGGTGCTGACTCTCCTCCGCTGGCACACCGCTCTGAATCTGCCGTTTCTGATATCTTTTGCGTCATTTACGATACACTTATTAGGTAAGATCTTCAGTTGTTATGAATCTTGATGAAGTTAAATACTTCTTGCAATCGAAGATGATTATCCATGCGCTCCGCCATCCGACATCATTGCtagtaaatttttataatatttgatCATTCGTTGAATTAGTGGAATGCAGCTCTTGCATATAGATCTTAATTCAATGGTATTTGTAATGTTCCTTCATAAACTTCTAGTTTGTTTGATTTTGGTCAGCTGTTGATTTCCTTGTATAATGTATGCCATAGGAGTACTTTGTTGCTACAACTGCGATACAGAAAAATTCTTGCAATGGAGAATGGAAGCAGCTGTTTCTTTTCCAAAGTGGGATTCCTAAACTTTGCCATTTTGCTGATAATTGGTGTTTCTACCTTTCTTTTGTTCCGGATTTTGTATGTTATATACCGAAGCAGCAAGCAGTTACACAATAGACCTCCAGGACCTCTGAGTACCTTGATAATTCTAGGCTCAGGTAGCAAATTTCTTCCTTTTCATGTCTTATTTTCCTCCTATGATTGCAGCCACCGAGTTGCACCTCCAAAAATTGGAATTCTTGACAAGTAGTTCTGATTATAACACACTACTTCATATGGGCAGGACACATATTTAAATATGTTATTTGTTTTTGTCAGAATGTCATTTTGATTTTGTCTCTTTTGATCCTAATCTAGGTGGTCACACTGCAGAGATGTTAAACCTACTAGCTGTTATGCAGATGGATAGATTCAAACCTAGATACTACATTGCTGCTGCCACTGATAATATGAGCCTTCAGAAAGCTCATGTGATGGAGGACACCTTGAAGAACAAGGTAAAATACCTTTATCTACTCAACGTATGTGATATCCTTACTATTATATTATGATTATGCAGTGCTTTGTAGATTCAGTTTGCATGTAAATGAAACATCAGTCAGATTGTGAGGTTGAGATTATGCTTTTTTTCATACGTAATATGTGGGATAGAAATGTGGACGTAGTTTGTACTTGACTTTGGGATATTACTGTGAAGTTGTGAGATACATGGGATTAATATGAACCTGTAAAAGTAATTGCTGTTTATCCACGTTCTCTGCATGGATAAAGGTCACTGGTCATTGATGAACATGTGGGCAGAAAATAGGCTGTCGGGATATAAAGATAATTGAACTCTCTACTAATTTTTCCTCCTTATTTCATTTATCATATTATCTCTGACATAGACTCGATGTGCTAGGCAGAAGCTGAGACAGTAGGCACTTCACATTTCATGCAAATTTACCGAAGTCGCGAGGTTGGCCAGTCTTACCTAACTTCAGTTGGCACAACTTTAGCTGCTTTAGCCCATGCATTATGGCTAATGATCAAAATCAGACCTCAAGTGGTA
The genomic region above belongs to Salvia miltiorrhiza cultivar Shanhuang (shh) chromosome 5, IMPLAD_Smil_shh, whole genome shotgun sequence and contains:
- the LOC130985326 gene encoding uncharacterized protein LOC130985326, coding for MENGSSCFFSKVGFLNFAILLIIGVSTFLLFRILYVIYRSSKQLHNRPPGPLSTLIILGSGGHTAEMLNLLAVMQMDRFKPRYYIAAATDNMSLQKAHVMEDTLKNKAEAETVGTSHFMQIYRSREVGQSYLTSVGTTLAALAHALWLMIKIRPQVILCNGPGTCIPLCAIAFIFKVLGIRWSSIFYVESIARVKRLSLSGLLLYKLRMADQIFVQWPQLKSKYPRANYVGRLM